The following coding sequences lie in one Rutidosis leptorrhynchoides isolate AG116_Rl617_1_P2 chromosome 6, CSIRO_AGI_Rlap_v1, whole genome shotgun sequence genomic window:
- the LOC139855307 gene encoding uncharacterized protein, translated as MEVKYLLNSQSESEENVTDSDSAESDSDEYLIQDGYNALNYLDLLDAMDQEDEARNSPGLNNDINVLNESDLFEDLLDGRAPEVRYTINGHEFTKGYYLVDGIYPEWATLVKSFKCPLEPKNIKFKRFQEAARKDVERAFGVLQGRWAILKHPARPYSINKIRRIMYTCVILHNMITEDNERNICGLEEDYLRHQENMPQRTWQERVELQDRVYRKMRDRRAHHNLRNNLIEHIWTLPDDYIVRNN; from the exons atgGAAGTGAAATATTTATTAAATTCTCAGAGTGAAAGCGAGGAGAACGTGACGGATAGTGATAGCGCAGAGTCCGATTCCGATGAATATTTAATTCAAGACGGTTACAACGCGCTTAACTATCTCGATTTGCTTGATGCAATGGACCAAGAAGATGAAGCTCGAAATTCTC CGGGTTTGAACAATGATATTAATGTTCTTAATGAATCGGATTTGTTCGAAGATTTATTGGATGGTCGAGCTCCGGAGGTTCGTTACACTATCAACGGGCACGAATTTACAAAAGGGTATTATTTGGTAGATGGCATATACCCAGAATGGGCAACACTTGTCAAGTCGTTTAAATGTCCACTTGAgccaaaaaatataaagtttaaacgTTTTCAAGAAGCCGCGAGAAAAGACGTGGAACGAGCTTTCGGTGTTCTTCAAGGTCGTTGGGCAATACTAAAACACCCAGCAAGACCTTATAGTATCAATAAAATACGTCGAATCATGTACACTTGTGTTATACTTCACAACATGATCACCGAAGACAACGAGCGCAACATATGTGGCCTGGAAGAGGATTATCTCCGACATCAAGAAAACATGCCGCAACGTACTTGGCAGGAAAGAGTTGAGCTCCAAGATCGGGTGTATCGAAAGATGCGAGATCGAAGAGCGCATCATAACCTTCGCAACAATTTGATCGAACACATTTGGACACTCCCGGATGATTATATTGTTCGAAACAATTAG